A stretch of DNA from Bacillus sp. NP157:
GGTCGATCGGATGCCACGCGAGGTCGACTTCGTGCTGTTCGCCGTCGTAGGCGAAAGTGCAATGCGTGGGACGCTGGATCCACGGGTTACCGATATCGGTGAACAGACGCCGCCCGCGTACCACGCGCGACGCATGCAGGCTCCATCGACCGCCTACGGAACCGATGTTGTCGGCGGCAAGGGTGGCCGCGTCCTTGCCGTCGCAACCGACAAGCAACGCACCGAGCGGCACGGGTGCATCGTCGGCGCGCGTCACCACGCGTTGTTCGTCCTTCGCGTTGAACGCGGTGAGGAAGCCCGGCCAACGGGTTTCAACAGGTGGCTCCTTGATGCCTTCCGGGACGAACACGCCGAGGTGGCCGTCGTTGAACACCGCCGAGTAGGCCGCCAGCGCGTAGAAGTAACCCGTGTAGTCGGTCGTCTGCTCCGCGCGTTGCAGCGCGAGCGCCAGCCCCTGGTCGTTCTTCGCGGCGAAACCGGGGTTTTCCGGATCGACCGGGCCCGGGTGGTTCACGGCGATATCGTCGTGCATGGCCTGGGCATCCATGCGCAGGCTGGCGGCCCAGTCCTGTGCCGAGGCGGCGGGCAGCGCGAGCAGCAACGCGGCGGCGAGCAGACACTTCATACCGGATCCCTTTGGTCGTGGCTTGGGCCATCGCGTTGTCGTGTGACTGCGCAGAGCATTACCGACAACCCAAGTTTCGATTTTGTCGCGAAAGTGTCCGCGCTTGTCAAAACACGGGGTCACTTTTTTGCTCTCCTGATCGAATTTGCTACTGCCGCGCAAACATCGGCTGTTTGATTAAACGTGAGTTCGCCCAATGCGCCAACCATCCACGAAAGCGCACCTTGCTGTCGTCGCGCGTTGATCCGCTCTTCCATCGCGCGCCTTTCTAGGAGCGCCAATGCATTGAGATCAAGCCCTCTAACCGTTCGCCTTCCTTTGGCAGTACGCCACCGATAAATCCAGCCTTTTAGAATCGTTATATGTTGACTGTATCGGTCGTGATGAGGGTGCAGCCACCGATAGTCACTTTCCGATACCGGAAGCGATGAGGGCGAAGGCGAGATATTCTTCAATACCTGGCTGATTCTGCTTCCAGGATCAGGAAACACGTGCTTCGATACCTTCGCTTTGATCAACGATTGAAAATGACGATACGCGCGATATTTCTGTGTGTTGCATGTCGCGCAGCTCAAGCCAAGGTTTAGAATTTCGAAGCGATATTCTGGAAAAGACGCCTTCTCCAGTACATGTTCAAGGTGGGTCACGTTGTCATCCGAAAGATGCCGCCTACAGTAGCAACATCGACCGTGCTGTGCTCTGCGCAGATCGGCTTTCAAATTCACCTTGAAGGCGCGCACGACGGTGGCATTGCTGTCCCAATCGAAGCGAAGCAAACGCGCCATAGTGACATTGCCCGTCATTGTCGGAGAAGGAGAAATATGTTCGAAGCCTGGACGAATAGTCATACTTCACCCAGACTGATTAGTGCATCAATCACCTCAACGAGCGGATCGCCCTCGTCCAGTCTGATTCGAATGCTTGAAAGCTCCTTCTGCAGAGCTTCAAACTCCGACGATTGATGCTCGTTACGCTCTACGAGCCCTACCGCCTTTTGAACAACGTCGACGATAGCTTTGTTTCTACTTGAAGCAATGCCAAATTGTTCGAAAAGGATCTGGTCAGAAGACTTACCATAGGCTGCTTCGCCGGGCTCGCTCGCCTCGGGGGCGTCCATATCTACTACTGCCGCATCTTCAGGCGCATTCGAAACAATAAGCGGCGAGTGCGTGGCTGCAATCAAATGGCAGTCTCGGTGATCTTGAACAAGTGAAGAGAGCAAATCCATCAATTGAAGTTGCCATTGTGGATGCAAGCTTCCCTCGGGCTCATCGATCAAGAGGACGGCGTCATCTGCCACCGCAAACAGCGCGCCCATCGCAACTGTGAAGTAGTGGAACTCGCCTGAGCTCAGTTCAAAAATCGATATTGATTTCGAGGTCTCAAATTTATTCGCGTTATGAAGCGGACGAACCTCAATATCAAGAATGCGAAGATAGTCATTCATTAGACCGAGCCTGATCGCACCCGGAGAGATCGCTACCTTGCCACTGTTTACCAAGGGATCTTCTCCTCCGAGGCTCAGCACGCTATGACGCCCTCCGGCGCGCACAAACTCGTCGAGGTTTTCAAAATCGTCGTAATGAGTTGTTGAGAGGATGTACGCGGCGCGTTCTTTCGAAACTCGCGGTCCTTTCACCCCTTCATCCGCTTGAGATCGAGTCCCACTAGCAAGCCGCTGCATGTATCGGAGTGTGTACTGATCTCTAATAAGCTTGCGATTGAGATGGGTCGATGTTTCGACCCTGGCGCTTAGTACAGCAGAGAGACCTATCGTCTTCAGTGATTCTGAGAACACCGGGTGAGAGAAACGCGCCCAATTCTCCTCAGCAAGCATGAGGGGAAGAAGGGCCTCCATGGGCTCCCTTCTACTCAGGAGATTCGCGCCAACTAGCTGTCCGAAATATAGATAGTTTGGCTTGTCAAAATCCGTGGGCCTGCCGCCCTTCGACTTTGCCGGAAATCGATCCACAGCGGAGCCGGAGAAACATATAACCCGCGTACTACCGGTATCGACCGAAGGCTTTACAAGCTCCACGGAATCCAAATGGTCCGATGAAATCAGAGAAGAGACGATTGTCTTGAGTAAGGTGCTTTTCCCCGAGCCATTTCTCCCCGTAACAATCGTCACCGCGGATTCGCTACCCTGGGTTGGCAATAGGAGAATATTCGTTTCTGGCCCGTTCTTCGGTCGCAGCCATACCGACTCAATCCTTGGCATTTTTTCCCTTTGTTCGCGTGTGATCGCTTGGTGGGAGCGGCCCGACAATGTTGCTACGAAATGCAACACGAGCCTTTGAGCTTCTGACTTGTGATGTCTTGACGTGTTCAGCCGTAGGCGCCTCTCTCTTTGTTCGAATGGGAGGCGTCTCCGACTGGCTAGCGAGGGCTCCGAAAGGCTGACACGAACTCTCGCTGTTGCCGTAGTTCATCGTCAAGGTTTTACCGTCCCATATCCATACGGCGGATTGAGGCACCGTCGTTCTGCGTCGTCTGGGCATCCATGCGCTGGCGGGTTGCTAAGTGCTGTGCCGAGGCGCTAGGCAACGCTAGGAACAGCCCAGCAGCGAGGAAAGACTTCATACCGGATCCCTGTGGTAATGGCGTGTGCCATCGTCGTTATGGCGGGTGTGTGCGTCAAGGGCCCAAGGTCGTTGCGGCCCCTTGTCTGTCGGCGCATGATCCACCAAGCGAACGGCCCAGCCACGACGACTGCCTACCGGACATCACGACCAGCGTAGCGAAGGAGGAAGGGATGCGCACGACCCGATCGATGTGTGTCGCTGCACTTGTGTCATTTCTCAGCACATTTTCCGCCATGGCCGCGGATACCTATCCGCGCATGGCCCCGATCGATGCCTATCTGATGAGCCGTGCCGACGAGATCGCGCTGGCGAAGAGCGCCGCGCCACCGTCGGTCTCCGATCACGCCACGGTGCTCGTCATGACGC
This window harbors:
- a CDS encoding ATP-binding protein, producing the protein MEALLPLMLAEENWARFSHPVFSESLKTIGLSAVLSARVETSTHLNRKLIRDQYTLRYMQRLASGTRSQADEGVKGPRVSKERAAYILSTTHYDDFENLDEFVRAGGRHSVLSLGGEDPLVNSGKVAISPGAIRLGLMNDYLRILDIEVRPLHNANKFETSKSISIFELSSGEFHYFTVAMGALFAVADDAVLLIDEPEGSLHPQWQLQLMDLLSSLVQDHRDCHLIAATHSPLIVSNAPEDAAVVDMDAPEASEPGEAAYGKSSDQILFEQFGIASSRNKAIVDVVQKAVGLVERNEHQSSEFEALQKELSSIRIRLDEGDPLVEVIDALISLGEV